A section of the Dehalobacter sp. DCM genome encodes:
- the rsmI gene encoding 16S rRNA (cytidine(1402)-2'-O)-methyltransferase, with protein MPDTGTLYVCATPIGNLGDITLRALETLKMVDFIAAEDTRHSKKLLDHYEIKATLISYHDHNERTRSEELIARLKEGKNGALISDAGMPGISDPGYVLINRCRQEGITIDVLPGANAALTALVLSGMPADNFLFLGFLPAAKGDRRKILKELTDIPYTIIFYEAPHRLVHTLEDILEILGDRMTAVARELTKIHQAVHRGTASELVQEFSSCHVKGECCLLIAPAEKLTNPGEPALWLKDLEELESQGMDSKQAMKTVAKKYGISKSVIYRARLNNHDTT; from the coding sequence ATGCCGGATACCGGGACATTGTATGTATGTGCAACACCTATAGGCAATCTGGGAGATATCACACTGCGTGCGCTGGAGACCTTGAAAATGGTCGATTTTATTGCGGCTGAGGATACAAGACACTCTAAAAAGCTGCTTGACCATTATGAAATTAAGGCCACTCTCATCAGCTATCATGATCATAATGAAAGGACACGTTCCGAGGAATTGATCGCGCGACTAAAAGAGGGAAAGAACGGCGCGCTGATCTCCGATGCGGGAATGCCTGGAATATCCGATCCTGGCTATGTCTTGATCAACCGATGTCGCCAAGAAGGGATTACAATCGATGTTCTCCCGGGGGCCAATGCAGCGCTGACTGCTCTTGTGTTATCCGGTATGCCGGCAGATAATTTTCTTTTCTTAGGCTTTTTGCCGGCTGCAAAAGGAGACCGGCGAAAGATACTGAAAGAGCTGACAGATATCCCTTATACAATCATCTTCTATGAGGCACCCCATCGTTTGGTACACACACTGGAAGATATCCTGGAAATCCTAGGGGACCGTATGACAGCGGTAGCCCGAGAATTGACGAAAATTCACCAGGCTGTTCATCGGGGAACCGCCAGCGAGCTGGTTCAGGAATTCAGCTCGTGTCATGTCAAAGGAGAATGTTGTTTGCTCATCGCGCCTGCAGAGAAACTTACCAATCCGGGAGAACCTGCTTTATGGCTCAAGGATCTCGAGGAATTAGAAAGCCAGGGGATGGACAGTAAGCAGGCAATGAAAACCGTAGCCAAAAAATACGGAATAAGCAAAAGCGTGATCTATAGAGCACGCTTGAACAACCATGATACGACATAA
- a CDS encoding AbrB/MazE/SpoVT family DNA-binding domain-containing protein — protein MKSTGIVRKVDELGRVVLPIELRRTLGIDERDALEIYVDEEKIILKKYEPACVFCGNASNVQVFRGKNVCLECASAMGEAAAENKAG, from the coding sequence ATGAAATCTACAGGAATAGTGAGAAAGGTTGACGAATTGGGCCGTGTTGTATTACCAATCGAGCTCCGTAGAACCTTGGGCATTGACGAAAGAGACGCTCTGGAAATATATGTTGACGAAGAAAAGATCATACTGAAAAAGTATGAGCCTGCTTGTGTGTTCTGCGGCAACGCTTCCAACGTCCAAGTATTTCGTGGAAAGAATGTTTGTCTGGAGTGTGCTTCCGCCATGGGGGAGGCTGCTGCCGAGAACAAAGCCGGGTGA
- the metG gene encoding methionine--tRNA ligase, translated as MKYYITTPIYYPNSSPHIGTAYTTIAADAMARLRRMKGDEVYFLTGTDENAQKIVRTAENAGMDPHAYVDGIVDKFKAFWRALNISNDDFIRTTEERHAKVVQMIFTRLYEQGDIYKSEYQGWYCTPCETFWTENKLVDGKCPNPDCGREVELLKEESYFFRMSKYADRLLNYIKDHPEFIQPASRRNEMIKFIEGGLEDLCVSRTTFKWGIKVPFDPKHVVYVWLDALINYISALGYPDNDKYKKFWPASVHLVGKDIVRFHTIIWPIILMALDVPLPEKVFGHGWFLGKEGGKISKSKGNVQDSFELINRYGADAIRYFLLKELQYGMDGTFSEDDLVERLNSDLANDLGNFVSRTLAMVVKYRDGIVPEPGEDSDLEREIKQLSRDVKKGTEDKMLACDTAGALECVWQFVSKCNKYVDETAPWNLAKDPMNEKRLNTVLYAFVECIRILGILCAPFMPGVPDKIKPLLGNTDYFSDWEQADKWHILKPGTMIQKGEPIFPRIDVKAYLDELNAQAERSENIVQTADVMVPLKEEISIEEFAKLDLRVVKVLQAEKVEKADKLLKLEVEMGSEIRTIVSGIALHYSPEELIGKKVILVANLKPAKLRGIVSQGMILAASDNGVLEVLSVLKDIPSGAQVK; from the coding sequence ATGAAATATTACATAACCACACCGATTTATTATCCCAATTCCAGTCCCCACATTGGAACAGCGTACACGACCATTGCTGCCGACGCCATGGCCCGACTGCGGCGAATGAAGGGCGATGAGGTATACTTTCTTACCGGAACAGATGAGAATGCGCAGAAGATCGTAAGAACTGCTGAAAACGCTGGAATGGACCCACATGCCTATGTCGATGGGATAGTGGATAAATTCAAGGCTTTTTGGCGCGCTCTTAATATATCCAATGATGATTTTATCCGGACGACGGAAGAGCGGCACGCAAAAGTTGTTCAGATGATTTTTACACGACTCTATGAACAAGGAGATATCTATAAATCGGAATATCAGGGATGGTACTGTACCCCGTGTGAAACCTTCTGGACCGAAAACAAGTTGGTTGATGGTAAATGCCCTAACCCCGATTGCGGCCGCGAAGTCGAATTACTTAAAGAAGAAAGTTATTTCTTCCGGATGTCGAAGTATGCCGACAGATTGCTGAATTACATTAAAGATCATCCAGAATTTATCCAACCGGCATCTCGCCGAAATGAGATGATAAAATTCATTGAAGGCGGACTGGAGGATCTCTGTGTCTCCCGGACAACGTTCAAATGGGGTATCAAGGTGCCTTTTGACCCGAAACATGTTGTTTATGTCTGGCTTGATGCCCTGATTAACTATATTTCTGCGTTGGGTTATCCGGATAATGATAAATACAAAAAATTCTGGCCGGCCAGTGTTCACCTTGTCGGTAAAGATATTGTCCGCTTCCACACGATTATTTGGCCTATCATTCTCATGGCACTGGACGTGCCGTTACCGGAAAAAGTATTTGGCCACGGCTGGTTTCTGGGTAAAGAAGGCGGAAAAATTTCTAAGTCAAAGGGCAATGTTCAGGACTCTTTTGAACTGATAAATCGTTACGGGGCCGATGCGATTCGCTATTTTCTCCTAAAGGAACTGCAATACGGAATGGATGGAACATTCTCAGAAGATGATCTTGTCGAACGGCTCAATAGCGATTTAGCCAATGATTTGGGTAACTTTGTTTCGCGCACGCTGGCGATGGTTGTCAAATATCGTGACGGGATCGTGCCTGAACCCGGTGAAGACTCCGACCTGGAAAGGGAAATTAAACAGTTGAGTCGCGATGTTAAAAAGGGCACGGAGGATAAAATGCTGGCCTGTGACACGGCAGGTGCGCTGGAATGCGTTTGGCAATTTGTCAGTAAATGCAATAAGTATGTTGACGAAACGGCTCCTTGGAACCTGGCCAAGGATCCAATGAATGAAAAACGTCTGAATACGGTACTCTATGCATTCGTTGAATGTATCCGAATTTTAGGTATCTTGTGCGCGCCGTTTATGCCGGGAGTACCGGATAAGATCAAGCCGTTACTGGGAAATACCGACTATTTCAGTGACTGGGAACAGGCGGACAAATGGCATATCCTTAAACCGGGAACGATGATCCAAAAGGGTGAGCCTATCTTCCCGCGTATCGATGTCAAGGCATACCTTGATGAATTAAATGCTCAAGCGGAAAGGTCTGAAAATATAGTGCAAACAGCGGACGTGATGGTTCCATTGAAAGAAGAAATAAGTATTGAAGAATTTGCCAAACTTGATTTGCGTGTGGTTAAGGTACTTCAAGCCGAAAAGGTAGAAAAAGCAGATAAGCTGCTCAAACTCGAAGTCGAGATGGGCAGCGAAATCCGAACCATCGTCTCAGGCATTGCCCTGCATTACAGTCCGGAAGAACTCATCGGCAAAAAAGTGATCCTGGTCGCTAATCTGAAACCCGCCAAGCTTCGTGGTATCGTGTCACAAGGAATGATACTTGCGGCATCGGATAATGGCGTTTTAGAAGTTTTGTCCGTATTAAAGGACATCCCATCAGGAGCGCAAGTAAAATGA
- a CDS encoding TatD family hydrolase — protein MMWDTHAHLDDEQFDQDRDAVIQRALGAGITTLINVGCSAESSEESVKLAGRYPFVYAAVGIHPHEAKTCTQETWDRLATLARDPKVVAWGEIGLDYYRDISPREDQKRIFIQQLKLANDADLPVIIHNRDAHGDILQIIKEFTPKAGCVFHTYSGSWEMAKVLLDMDFYLSFSGPITFKNARHGPEVIAKMPVDRLLAETDCPYLTPEPFRGKRNEPAHVSRVIAKIADIRGLDYEETVRICSENASRFFKLRDVKLRDL, from the coding sequence ATGATGTGGGACACGCATGCCCATCTCGATGATGAGCAATTTGACCAGGATAGAGATGCCGTCATTCAACGGGCTCTCGGAGCCGGTATAACGACACTTATTAATGTCGGCTGCAGTGCAGAATCCAGCGAGGAATCGGTGAAATTGGCGGGAAGATACCCCTTCGTCTATGCGGCAGTCGGTATACATCCTCATGAAGCGAAGACCTGCACCCAGGAAACATGGGATAGGCTGGCGACACTGGCCCGAGATCCGAAGGTTGTTGCCTGGGGTGAGATCGGGCTGGATTATTACCGAGACATTTCCCCCAGAGAGGACCAAAAAAGAATATTTATTCAACAGCTTAAGCTGGCCAATGATGCCGATTTGCCGGTGATTATCCACAACAGGGATGCGCATGGTGATATCTTGCAGATCATTAAAGAATTTACGCCCAAAGCCGGCTGCGTGTTTCATACCTATTCAGGTTCATGGGAAATGGCGAAAGTGCTCTTAGACATGGATTTCTACTTATCTTTTTCCGGACCGATTACGTTTAAAAACGCGCGTCATGGTCCGGAAGTCATAGCAAAGATGCCGGTTGACCGTCTTTTAGCGGAGACAGATTGTCCTTATTTAACACCGGAGCCATTTCGGGGCAAACGCAACGAACCCGCTCACGTCAGCCGGGTTATCGCCAAAATTGCTGACATTCGCGGATTAGACTATGAGGAAACCGTACGGATCTGTTCCGAGAATGCAAGCAGGTTCTTTAAGTTAAGGGACGTTAAGTTAAGGGACCTGTAG
- a CDS encoding prohibitin family protein: MLYEIMRDISSYNDAADWKILVRCITFFVKIRRKGKNNDIIDVKKWGISKMKLSIPDLLNKKLKYVVGIVVVVVLLFSSITVVDAGHTGVKVTLGSVSANPLSEGMHFKIPFIQSIKVMDNRVQKLEAESNSASKDLQIIHSKIAVNIRLNTAASASIYKNVGMDYGEKIISPSIQEVVKAITARHTAEELITKRQEASTEMKELLQAKVTDYGISIENFNIVNFDFSEEFNKAIEAKQTAQQMALKAQQDLARIKVEAEQKVAQAEAEAKALRLQKQEITPELLQLRQIEVLKEKWNGQMPTTVYIGDGSSNTTLLGIPLK; this comes from the coding sequence ATGCTTTACGAAATAATGAGAGATATAAGTTCTTATAATGATGCAGCGGACTGGAAAATTCTCGTTCGCTGCATCACTTTTTTTGTAAAAATAAGAAGAAAAGGCAAAAATAATGATATAATAGATGTAAAAAAATGGGGGATAAGTAAAATGAAATTATCGATTCCTGACCTGCTCAATAAAAAACTGAAATATGTTGTAGGAATTGTTGTTGTAGTGGTTTTATTATTTTCCTCAATTACCGTAGTTGATGCCGGTCACACGGGAGTTAAAGTTACGCTAGGGTCGGTCAGTGCCAATCCGCTTAGTGAAGGAATGCATTTCAAAATTCCATTTATCCAATCGATTAAAGTAATGGATAACAGAGTTCAAAAATTGGAGGCCGAGAGCAATTCAGCATCAAAGGACTTACAAATTATCCATAGCAAAATTGCCGTAAATATCCGGTTAAATACGGCGGCGAGTGCCAGCATCTATAAGAATGTTGGTATGGACTATGGCGAAAAGATTATCAGTCCCTCGATACAGGAAGTTGTGAAAGCCATTACAGCAAGACATACGGCAGAAGAGCTAATTACCAAGCGACAGGAAGCAAGTACAGAAATGAAGGAACTTTTACAGGCCAAAGTAACAGATTACGGAATTTCTATAGAAAACTTCAATATTGTAAACTTTGATTTTAGTGAAGAATTTAATAAGGCTATTGAAGCAAAACAGACAGCGCAGCAGATGGCTTTGAAAGCCCAGCAGGATTTGGCAAGGATCAAAGTAGAAGCAGAACAAAAGGTTGCTCAAGCTGAAGCTGAAGCGAAAGCGTTACGGCTGCAAAAGCAGGAAATCACTCCGGAGCTCTTACAATTAAGACAGATCGAAGTACTGAAAGAAAAATGGAACGGACAGATGCCCACAACAGTATATATTGGTGATGGAAGCTCAAATACAACACTTCTAGGGATTCCGCTTAAGTAA
- a CDS encoding DUF3786 domain-containing protein: MANSEAPYEFMRAKLKDCDPVHISRKAGVDYDQEKQEFRVFLMGKLFIVSFPAGDIMDSNYTEFNNYPVKALILRYLINAQGTPPTGRDITYRDISGGQVYYRNFTGRCIMRLARMYGRDFPSFEKVMTSLNVDAKRTEHGDISFRFRFVNNIYVTFILWRGDDEFPATANILFDANVGDYFDAEDLAVVGDVSLNFMKAFAK; encoded by the coding sequence GTGGCTAATTCGGAAGCGCCTTATGAATTTATGCGAGCGAAACTCAAGGACTGTGATCCTGTACATATCTCCCGAAAAGCAGGTGTCGATTATGATCAGGAAAAACAGGAGTTTCGTGTGTTTTTAATGGGCAAACTATTTATTGTTTCGTTCCCCGCCGGTGACATCATGGATTCCAATTATACCGAATTTAATAATTACCCGGTCAAGGCATTAATTCTTCGCTATTTGATTAACGCTCAGGGAACGCCCCCCACAGGCAGAGATATTACCTACCGTGATATTTCCGGCGGTCAGGTCTATTACCGTAATTTTACCGGGCGCTGTATTATGCGCCTGGCACGAATGTATGGCAGAGACTTTCCCTCTTTTGAGAAAGTCATGACCAGCTTAAATGTGGATGCCAAGAGAACAGAACATGGTGACATTAGCTTTCGCTTTCGATTTGTCAATAATATCTATGTTACGTTTATCCTTTGGCGTGGTGATGACGAGTTTCCTGCTACCGCAAACATTCTTTTTGATGCGAATGTCGGTGATTATTTTGACGCGGAGGATTTGGCTGTCGTCGGCGATGTCTCACTGAATTTTATGAAAGCATTCGCTAAATAA
- a CDS encoding CooT family nickel-binding protein, which produces MCESNAYSVSQDGEKMIMENVAHMKIESGKIHLTGLLGDEKTISGNIQEIKFLDHKILISEKA; this is translated from the coding sequence ATGTGTGAATCCAATGCCTATTCTGTTTCGCAAGACGGCGAAAAAATGATTATGGAAAATGTCGCTCATATGAAAATTGAATCCGGAAAAATTCATCTGACAGGTTTGCTCGGAGATGAAAAAACTATTAGCGGAAATATTCAAGAAATTAAATTTCTGGATCATAAAATTCTGATCAGCGAGAAGGCGTAA
- the acsV gene encoding corrinoid activation/regeneration protein AcsV, whose amino-acid sequence MFKVKFVPENTVVLAKLGETLFDAARKAGIYVDSPCNGLGSCGKCKVKVLKGKGNVNFRKSHHITTADIDQGYVLACCSKITGDITVEVPRSQESAFTTMKVEGFEGTNDPDILKGIIELAETNRIQFDSPVQKTYMELDLPTLDDNISDWDRIKRHLLKNSDFNEVSCGLSVLKLLPQIIRHKDFKVTLTYLVENDHGIRVINVESGDTTDRLYGVAIDIGTTSVAAFLVDLCTGKILAKASSGNAQIKYGADVITRIIHSTRKNGLQELQHAVINDTINPLLNKMRKELHLSNNDISVIVASGNTTMMHLLLGVYPDYLRREPYIPAFLTSEFIKASELGLKAHAESLLYILPSVSSYVGGDITAGVLASGLWAEDQNVLFMDLGTNGEIVFGNKDFLLTCACSAGPAFEGGEISSGMRASSGAIENVRIDRRTLDPAIEIIDNQKPLGICGSGIIDAIAEMYRTGVIDSRGKLNRNMATPRIRFDEYDIGEYVLAFKEEWQIPNDITITEIDLENFIRAKGAVYSAVAVLLNSMGIDYSGIDKIYIAGGIGTNIDMVNAITIGLFPDLPVEKFKYLGNSSLLGSYLTLRSQDARLKAEEIASQMTYLELSADSSYMGEFISACFLPHTEMERFPTVKEQRKIV is encoded by the coding sequence ATGTTTAAAGTGAAGTTTGTGCCGGAAAATACGGTTGTACTAGCGAAACTTGGTGAAACGCTGTTTGATGCCGCCCGAAAAGCAGGAATTTACGTAGATTCCCCGTGTAACGGTCTTGGGTCATGCGGCAAATGCAAAGTGAAAGTCTTAAAAGGCAAAGGAAATGTCAACTTCCGAAAGAGCCATCACATTACCACGGCGGATATCGATCAAGGGTATGTTCTGGCTTGCTGTTCTAAAATAACCGGCGATATAACCGTTGAGGTTCCCCGGTCTCAAGAATCTGCCTTTACGACAATGAAGGTTGAAGGTTTTGAGGGAACAAATGATCCCGATATTCTGAAAGGGATCATTGAGCTCGCCGAAACCAATCGTATTCAATTTGACTCCCCGGTTCAGAAGACATATATGGAACTGGACCTTCCCACCCTTGATGATAATATTTCCGACTGGGACAGAATAAAGCGGCATCTGCTTAAGAACAGCGACTTTAACGAAGTCAGCTGTGGCTTATCGGTACTAAAATTACTTCCTCAGATCATAAGACATAAAGACTTTAAAGTGACCTTGACTTATTTAGTAGAAAATGATCACGGCATCCGTGTGATCAATGTCGAATCAGGAGACACCACAGATCGTCTCTATGGCGTTGCTATTGATATTGGGACAACATCCGTAGCTGCCTTTTTGGTCGATCTTTGCACCGGAAAGATCCTGGCGAAAGCCTCGTCCGGTAATGCCCAGATTAAATACGGCGCTGATGTGATAACCCGAATTATTCATTCGACTCGGAAAAACGGTCTCCAGGAATTACAACATGCTGTCATCAACGACACCATAAACCCGTTATTGAATAAAATGCGTAAAGAACTCCACCTTTCCAATAATGATATCAGTGTCATTGTCGCTTCCGGCAACACCACGATGATGCATCTGCTTCTCGGTGTTTACCCGGATTATCTGCGCAGAGAACCCTATATTCCTGCGTTTCTGACTTCGGAGTTCATCAAAGCGAGCGAACTGGGACTTAAAGCACACGCTGAAAGTCTATTATATATTCTTCCTTCCGTATCCAGTTACGTTGGCGGTGATATCACAGCCGGCGTATTAGCCTCAGGCCTTTGGGCTGAAGACCAGAATGTCCTGTTTATGGATCTTGGAACAAATGGCGAAATTGTATTTGGTAATAAGGATTTTCTTTTGACTTGCGCCTGTTCAGCCGGGCCTGCCTTTGAAGGCGGAGAAATAAGCTCCGGCATGCGCGCATCGTCGGGTGCTATTGAAAATGTAAGAATCGACAGAAGAACTTTAGATCCTGCCATAGAAATTATAGATAATCAAAAACCGTTGGGGATATGCGGCTCCGGGATTATTGATGCCATTGCCGAAATGTACAGAACCGGCGTTATTGACAGCCGGGGCAAACTTAACCGTAACATGGCTACCCCGCGTATCCGCTTTGATGAATATGATATCGGTGAATATGTTTTAGCCTTTAAAGAAGAATGGCAAATCCCGAATGATATCACCATTACGGAAATTGATTTAGAGAATTTTATCCGGGCAAAAGGCGCTGTCTATTCTGCAGTTGCCGTGCTCTTAAACAGCATGGGTATAGATTATTCCGGAATTGACAAAATATATATCGCAGGCGGTATCGGCACGAATATCGATATGGTCAATGCAATTACCATCGGTCTTTTCCCGGACCTTCCGGTGGAAAAGTTCAAATACCTTGGCAATAGTTCACTCCTTGGCAGTTATCTAACCTTACGGAGTCAAGATGCACGCTTAAAGGCAGAGGAAATTGCTTCGCAAATGACCTACCTGGAATTGAGTGCGGACAGCTCCTATATGGGAGAATTTATTTCAGCCTGCTTCCTTCCCCACACGGAGATGGAGCGATTTCCTACCGTAAAAGAACAACGAAAAATAGTCTGA
- the acsB gene encoding acetyl-CoA decarbonylase/synthase complex subunit alpha/beta: MNLYNTIFAGADQALATAVEYVEKAISLKGREQKVAFPDTAYSLPLIYAITGKKISTLGELEGALDLARSFIVKKEQLREAENAGMAAAICSEIIEVLKYVMQENPYEAPCMGFLTDAVVRGWGVGLVMDDIPGQAVIIGECPDPESAAKIIKEYQAKGLLTFLVGKVIDQAIEAGVKVGLEFRVMPLGYNMTSVIHVVTIPIRAALIFGALTPGDWEEFKRYTYKRLRAFVNAVGPLSNYKVACGAAAINLGFPVVTDQDVAEVPMKLITQKDYDKMAATSLEIRQIKVKITEIPIPVAFAAAFEGERIRKDAMFVEFGGGRTDSWELVTQRDISEIEDHKITLIGDDIDVVTQVPGRMPLAVLVEVAGKNMNPDFEPVLERRIHYFMNYIEGIMHVGQRDTTWIRIGKDAYNKGFRLRHIGEVLYAKMLDEFGAVVDKCQVTIITDPEKIKEIKEAQVVPKYSARDVRISSLTDESVDTFYTCILCQSFAPSHVCIVTPERLGLCGAVSWLDAKATKELDPTGPCQPIVKGPDLDPVKGIWDEVNKTVERHSQGALTQITLYSLLEDPMTSCGCFECIAGIMPEANGIVIVNREFSGVSPVGMTFGELASMTGGGVQTPGFMGHGRQFISSKKFISAEGGPGRIVWMPKELKEFVADKLNATAKEMYGIDNFVDMICDETIASESEAVLEYLSEKGHPALTMDPLM, encoded by the coding sequence ATGAATTTATATAACACCATATTTGCAGGCGCAGACCAAGCCCTCGCTACCGCAGTTGAATATGTTGAAAAAGCAATCTCCTTAAAGGGACGGGAACAGAAAGTAGCTTTTCCCGACACTGCTTACTCCCTGCCGCTGATTTACGCCATAACAGGCAAAAAGATTAGCACCCTGGGGGAACTTGAAGGCGCTTTAGATCTGGCCCGCAGCTTTATTGTTAAAAAAGAACAGCTGAGGGAAGCAGAAAATGCCGGTATGGCTGCTGCCATTTGCTCAGAAATTATCGAAGTTCTGAAATATGTTATGCAAGAAAATCCGTATGAAGCGCCCTGCATGGGTTTTCTCACCGACGCTGTTGTCCGCGGTTGGGGTGTCGGTCTGGTAATGGACGACATTCCCGGTCAGGCCGTTATTATCGGTGAATGTCCGGATCCCGAATCCGCTGCCAAGATTATTAAGGAATATCAGGCCAAAGGTCTACTGACGTTCCTCGTTGGCAAAGTGATCGATCAAGCCATTGAAGCGGGTGTTAAAGTTGGCCTGGAGTTCCGAGTTATGCCGCTTGGCTATAACATGACCTCAGTCATCCATGTCGTTACGATTCCGATTCGTGCCGCTCTGATCTTTGGTGCTCTTACGCCTGGCGATTGGGAAGAATTTAAACGGTACACTTATAAGAGACTGCGGGCATTCGTCAATGCGGTTGGCCCTTTGAGCAATTATAAAGTAGCCTGCGGCGCGGCTGCAATTAACCTCGGCTTCCCTGTTGTCACCGACCAGGATGTCGCCGAAGTTCCGATGAAGCTTATCACCCAAAAAGATTACGACAAGATGGCTGCAACCTCTCTTGAGATTCGCCAGATTAAAGTCAAAATTACGGAAATTCCTATTCCGGTTGCGTTTGCTGCTGCCTTCGAAGGTGAAAGAATCCGTAAAGATGCGATGTTTGTAGAATTTGGCGGCGGTCGTACTGATTCCTGGGAACTTGTTACCCAGCGTGATATCAGCGAGATTGAAGATCATAAGATTACCCTGATTGGTGACGATATCGACGTTGTCACCCAAGTACCGGGCCGGATGCCGCTGGCTGTTTTGGTCGAAGTTGCCGGAAAGAATATGAATCCGGACTTTGAACCGGTACTGGAAAGACGTATCCACTATTTCATGAACTATATTGAAGGTATTATGCATGTCGGTCAAAGGGATACCACCTGGATCCGTATCGGCAAAGATGCCTACAACAAAGGCTTCCGCCTCCGCCATATCGGCGAGGTTCTCTATGCCAAAATGCTGGATGAATTCGGTGCCGTCGTTGATAAATGCCAGGTTACGATTATCACCGACCCCGAAAAAATCAAAGAAATCAAAGAAGCGCAAGTTGTACCTAAGTACAGCGCCCGTGATGTCCGTATCTCTAGTCTGACCGATGAAAGTGTCGATACCTTCTATACCTGTATTCTCTGCCAGTCCTTCGCGCCTTCCCATGTGTGTATCGTTACACCGGAACGGCTTGGACTTTGCGGTGCGGTAAGCTGGCTCGACGCGAAAGCAACCAAGGAGCTGGATCCTACCGGCCCGTGTCAGCCGATTGTCAAAGGCCCGGATCTTGACCCTGTGAAAGGTATTTGGGACGAAGTAAATAAAACAGTTGAGAGACATTCCCAAGGTGCTTTAACCCAGATTACTTTATACAGCTTACTGGAAGATCCAATGACATCCTGCGGCTGCTTTGAGTGTATCGCCGGAATCATGCCGGAGGCCAACGGCATTGTCATCGTCAACCGTGAATTCTCCGGAGTATCACCGGTGGGCATGACCTTTGGTGAACTTGCTTCCATGACAGGCGGCGGTGTCCAGACACCCGGATTTATGGGTCACGGCAGACAGTTCATCTCTTCTAAGAAATTTATCTCCGCTGAAGGCGGCCCGGGTAGAATTGTCTGGATGCCAAAAGAACTCAAAGAATTCGTTGCCGATAAATTAAATGCCACTGCCAAAGAAATGTATGGCATCGATAACTTTGTCGACATGATTTGCGATGAAACCATTGCCAGCGAATCCGAAGCTGTTCTTGAATATCTAAGTGAAAAAGGGCACCCTGCTCTCACCATGGATCCGTTGATGTAA